The following proteins are co-located in the Silene latifolia isolate original U9 population chromosome 1, ASM4854445v1, whole genome shotgun sequence genome:
- the LOC141640705 gene encoding uncharacterized protein LOC141640705: MATEPRFPLVAGQSTPNANLPPPTQTAGSNSEANATNPSSIVNNSNKGGDEAEYRPRKRGRPCIGITPAAAKHVTCATEMAGVSNAHVNEPGPPDLFITFTCNPKWEEISEFLKAIPGQLPEDCHDILARVFKIKLDELIVDLTKRAFFGETLEVIYTVEFQKRGLPHAHICLFLRPESKQTDPSEIDKIISVELPDKAQDPTGYEAVVQFMLHGPCGEAKTSSPCMVDGKCSKYYPRDFCSHTSVSDDGYPVYRRRKDGKEAEKNDHTLDNRFVVPHNIDLLVKYQAHLNVEWCNKHRYVSASEACWRVFTFEIQYKQPPVQRLPYHLEFEQDVLFEDSEAADDILERVGDAKTTLTEWMVTNQKHEDARSLTYAEFPTEWVWDNNGKVWTRRKKGFKIERIYFANPNSGESYYLRLLLNIVKGAKCFADIRTVDKIVHPTYKSACNALGLLDGDEEWHVALTETASWATAQQLRQMFATLLLFCEVADPKQLWLDHWKELSATTPWIGQEHCKLLST, from the exons ATGGCAACTGAACCAAGATTCCCCTTGGTAGCCGGTCAATCAACTCCGAACGCAAACCTCCCGCCGCCTACGCAAACCGCTGGCAGCAACTCAGAAGCAAATGCAACAAACCCATCCAGCATTGTAAACAATTCAAACAAAGGCGGTGACGAGGCGGAATACAGGCCACGTAAGAGAGGACGTCCATGCATTGGAATAACTCCAGCTGCTGCCAAACATGTTACTTGTGCTACTGAGATGGCGGGGGTTTCCAACGCCCACGTAAACGAACCAG GCCCGCCGGATTTGTTCATCACTTTCACTTGCAACCCAAAATGGGAAGAGATCTCTGAATTCCTAAAAGCCATCCCTGGCCAATTGCCTGAAGACTGTCACGACATCCTTGCTAGAGTGTTCAAAATTAAGCTAGATGAACTCATTGTGGACTTGACCAAGAGAGCTTTCTTTGGTGAAACACTTGAAG TTATTTATACAGTGGAGTTCCAGAAAAGAGGGTTGCCGCATGCACACATTTGCTTATTTTTGCGGCCTGAAAGTAAACAAACTGACCCATCGGAGATAGACAAAATTATCAGCGTTGAATTACCAGATAAAGCACAAGATCCTACAGGATATGAAGCAGTCGTGCAATTCATGCTACATGGCCCTTGTGGAGAGGCAAAGACCAGCTCACCCTGTATGGTTGATGGCAAGTGCTCCAAGTACTATCCAAGAGATTTTTGCTCTCACACATCTGTCAGCGACGACGGTTACCCTGTATATCGTCGAAGAAAAGATGGTAAAGAAGCGGAGAAGAACGACCACACTCTTGACAATAGATTTGTTGTCCCTCACAACATTGACCTATTAGTGAAATACCAAGCCCACTTGAATGTGGAATGGTGTAACAAACATAG ATATGTGTCTGCTTCCGAAGCTTGCTGGAGGGTGTTCACATTTGAAATACAATACAAGCAACCGCCGGTCCAACGCCTACCTTATCACTTAGAGTTCGAACAAGATGTTTTGTTTGAAGATTCTGAGGCGGCAGATGACATCCTAGAAAGAGTGGGGGATGCAAAAACCACCCTTACTGAATGGATGGTTACAAACCAAAAACATGAAGACGCACGCTCGTTAACATACGCTGAGTTCCCCACTGAATGGGTTTGGGACAACAACGGTAAAGTATGGACAAGACGGAAAAAGGGTTTCAAAATCGAGAGGATATACTTCGCTAACCCAAATTCTGGAGAGTCGTACTACTTACGTCTTCTACTAAACATTGTGAAGGGGGCAAAATGTTTTGCAGATATCCGCACTGTGGACAAAATTGTTCACCCTACATATAAGTCAGCTTGCAATGCTCTTGGCCTATTAGACGGAGACGAGGAATGGCATGTAGCCTTGACCGAAACAGCATCATGGGCAACTGCTCAACAACTACGACAAATGTTTGCAACATTGCTACTATTCTGTGAGGTCGCAGATCCAAAACAGTTGTGGCTAGATCACTGGAAAGAATTGTCAGCAACGACGCCTTGGATAGGCCAAGAGCATTGCAAGCTCTTATCAACTTGA
- the LOC141599114 gene encoding uncharacterized protein LOC141599114, which produces MQASFIALGTNTNPIVSPHNRRIPQIKAIQTPSPPRTMATSPKWAQKTITLSPLSRGCHLITPKVLKEIGSDLSDFSCGLAHIFLQHTSASLTINENYDGDVREDTETFLNRVVPEGPSAPWRHTLEGHDDMPAHIKSSMFGCSLTIPISNGKLNMGTWQGIWLCEHRDYPTPRKVVVTLNGI; this is translated from the exons ATGCAAGCCTCATTCATAGCGTTGGGGACAAACACAAACCCAATAGTATCACCTCATAATCGTCGAATACCACAAATCAAAGCCATTCAAACACCGTCACCACCCAGAACCATGGCTACTTCACCCAAGTGGGCCCAGAAAACCATCACTCTTTCTCCTCTCTCCCGTGGCTGCCACCTCATCACCCCTAAG GTATTGAAGGAAATTGGATCGGATTTGTCTGATTTCAGCTGTGGGCTTGCTCATATTTTCT TGCAGCATACAAGTGCTTCTCTGACCATAAATGAGAATTATGATGGTGATGTCCGAGAAGACACTGAGACATTTCTTAACAGGGTGGTCCCGGAG GGTCCTTCTGCACCTTGGCGGCATACATTGGAAG GACATGATGACATGCCAGCGCATATCAAGTCATCAATGTTTGGTTGCTCACTTAC GATTCCCATAAGTAATGGAAAGCTCAACATGGGAACCTGGCAG GGTATATGGCTATGTGAGCACCGTGATTATCCCACTCCACGCAAAGTGGTTGTTACACTCAATGGGATATAA